One window from the genome of Acanthochromis polyacanthus isolate Apoly-LR-REF ecotype Palm Island chromosome 21, KAUST_Apoly_ChrSc, whole genome shotgun sequence encodes:
- the kcna7 gene encoding potassium voltage-gated channel subfamily A member 7 produces MDNQDKGGGKDGGGGQTKDKPKSEEVSDEDKQTKDKHNMLEKESSEKEPRNEARKENRRLGQWRSGWALTERLAINVSGMRYETQLRTLAQFPDSLLGDPRRRLRYFDPLRNELFLDRNRACFDAILYFYQSGGRLRRPANIPLDMFLEELRFYELGEEIIDRFKEDEGFAKEEERPLPAKKWQQSIWMLFEYPESSSGARIIAIISVMVIVISILIFCLETLPEFRIEKERREQFTTIPHPTMPNETILIPPGFTPFQDPFFIVETICICWFSFELIMRFISSPSKVHFFKDIMNIIDFFAIMPYFVTLGTELAKDKGAQPSVSLALIRVIRLVRVFRIFKLSRHSKGLQILGQTLKASLRELALLIFFLFIGVILFSSAVYFAEVDSPGTAFTSIPEAFWWAVVSMTTVGYGDMCPGTVGGKLVGSMCAIAGVLTISLPVPVIVSNFSYFYHRGMECEDTKEYHHVATSLWEKDDEEDDDENGTDDWPENIEDYAPLYGQNRVIRPPLNGALLDALDKTGQKGINFYLKEPLVTQV; encoded by the exons ATGGATAATCAAGACAAGGGGGGAGGTAAAGATGGAGGAGGTGGGCAGACGAAAGACAAACCAAAATCTGAGGAGGTGAGTGATGAAGACAAGCAGACCAAAGACAAGCACAACATGCTTGAGAAGGAGAGCAGCGAGAAGGAGCCGAGGAACGAAGCCCGGAAGGAGAACCGTCGGCTTGGTCAGTGGAGGAGCGGCTGGGCTCTGACCGAACGTCTGGCCATCAACGTGTCAGGAATGCGGTATGAAACCCAGCTCCGGACCCTCGCCCAGTTCCCAGACTCCCTGCTGGGAGACCCTCGCCGCCGCCTCCGCTACTTTGACCCACTGCGTAACGAACTCTTCTTGGACAGAAACCGGGCCTGCTTTGATGCCATCCTCTACTTCTACCAGTCAGGCGGGAGGCTGCGGAGGCCCGCCAACATCCCGCTGGACATGTTCCTGGAGGAGCTGCGTTTCTACGAGCTCGGAGAGGAGATCATTGACCGCTTCAAGGAGGATGAGGGCTTCgccaaggaggaggagagacctTTACCTGCCAAGAAGTGGCAGCAGAGCATCTGGATGCTGTTTGAGTATCCAGAGTCGTCCAGCGGGGCACGAATCATCGCCATCATCAGCGTCATGGTCATTGTGATCTCCATCCTCATCTTCTGCCTGGAAACACTGCCGGAGTTCAGGATTGAGAAAGAACGGAGAGAG CAATTCACCACCATCCCTCACCCCACCATGCCCAATGAAACCATCCTCATCCCGCCTGGATTCACCCCCTTCCAGGACCCGTTCTTCATAGTCGAGACCATCTGCATCTGCTGGTTCTCCTTTGAGCTCATCATGCGCTTCATCAGCTCTCCGAGCAAGGTGCACTTCTTCAAGGACATCATGAACATCATCGACTTCTTTGCCATCATGCCTTATTTTGTCACGCTGGGCACCGAGCTGGCCAAGGACAAAGGCGCTCAGCCGTCGGTGTCGCTGGCCCTGATCAGGGTCATCAGGCTGGTGAGGGTCTTCAGGATCTTCAAGCTCTCGCGTCACTCCAAAGGTCTGCAGATTCTCGGCCAAACGCTGAAGGCCAGCCTTCGAGAGCTCGCCCTGCTCATCTTCTTCCTTTTCATCGGCGTCATACTCTTCTCCAGTGCCGTCTACTTTGCTGAGGTGGACAGTCCTGGCACGGCCTTCACCAGCATACCTGAGGCCTTCTGGTGGGCTGTGGTGTCCATGACGACGGTCGGCTATGGTGACATGTGTCCGGGCACGGTTGGAGGGAAGCTGGTGGGCTCCATGTGTGCCATCGCCGGCGTCCTCACCATCTCGTTGCCAGTGCCTGTTATCGTGTCCAACTTCAGCTACTTCTACCACCGAGGGATGGAGTGCGAGGACACCAAGGAGTATCACCACGTGGCCACCTCACTCTGGGAGAAGGACGATGAGGAGGATGACGATGAAAATGGAACAGACGACTGGCCTGAAAACATTGAGGACTACGCACCGCTGTACGGACAGAACAGGGTCATCAGGCCGCCGCTCAATGGAGCTTTGCTGGATGCGCTCGACAAAACTGGTCAGAAAGGAATAAATTTCTACCTCAAAGAACCGCTGGTCACTCAGGTGTaa